One Aphidius gifuensis isolate YNYX2018 linkage group LG5, ASM1490517v1, whole genome shotgun sequence genomic region harbors:
- the LOC122858353 gene encoding Golgi reassembly-stacking protein 2: protein MGSSLSIEIPGGGTEGYHVLRVQDGSPGQKAGLESFFDFIVSIGKTRLDQDNDTLKEILKAGVDKELSITVYNSKTQSVRQTTIIPSMTWGGHGLLGVSIRFCSFEGANENVWHVLEVHPSSPAELAGLKPFTDFIIGADSSLHESEDLFTLIDTYETKPLKLYVYNTAEDTCREVIITPNSTWGGEGSLGCGIGYGYLHRIPIRNLPEPKIYNHSNLYQATNIKPPVSAESLPVSNGHSQPSVTIIPPGFNVSQSSISSMTDTVNLMSNPIITPVTNSSSLSFPSTKLNNPVTSTADFATSNFPPSSSNYSQNYAEVPYENTPTIPGMPAVASLQTPSSFQPSFASTLLPVPPPSTTLTISQPQIVTTPINLPGMPPITVSASLPQNATFYSNIREEHQLTDLTNADLLSSVSSQ, encoded by the exons atgggATCGTCTCTCAGTATCGAGATACCCGGAGGTGGCACAGAAGGTTATCACGTACTCAGA GTACAAGATGGATCTCCTGGTCAAAAAGCTGGTCTCGAgtcattttttgattttattgtatcaATTGGTAAAACAAGATTGGATCAAGACAATGACACGTTGAAAGAAATTCTCAAAGCTGGAGTTGACAAAGAGTTGTCAATTACAGTTTATAACAGTAAAACTCAATCTGTACGGCAAACAACTATTATTCCTAGTATGACATGGGGTGGACATGGGCTATTAGGTGTCAGCATACGATTTTGTTCATTCGAAGGAGCTAACGAAAATGTTTGGCATGTGTTG GAAGTTCATCCATCCTCGCCAGCAGAGCTAGCAGGACTTAAACCATTTACGGATTTTATAATTGGAGCTGATTCGTCATTACATGAAAGTGAAGATCTTTTTACTCTCATTGACACATACGAGACAAAGCCTCTCAAACTTTATGTTTATAATACTGCTGAAGATACCTGCAGAGAAGTTATTATTACACCTAATTCAACGTGGGGAGGTGAAGGAAGTCTTGGTTGTGGTATTGGGTATGGTTATCTTCACAGAATACCTATTAGGAATTTACCAGAACCAAAAATCTATAATCATAGTAATTTATATCAAGCAACCAATATAAAGCCCCCTGTATCAGCTGAATCACTACCAGTATCTAATGGCCATTCCCAACCTTCTGTGACAATAATACCTCCTGGCTTCAATGTTTCCCAAAGTTCCATTTCATCAATGACAGACACAGTCAATCTAATGTCAAATCCCATCATTACGCCAGTAACAAATTCATCATCCTTGTCTTTTCCATcaactaaattaaataacccTGTTACTTCAACAGCAGATTTTGCCACTAGTAATTTTCCACCATCGTCTTCTAATTATTCCCAAA acTACGCAGAGGTTCCGTATGAGAATACTCCTACTATACCAGGAATGCCTGCAGTTGCATCTCTTCAAACTCCTTCCAGTTTCCAACCAAGTTTTGCATCCACACTATTACCAGTGCCACCTCCGTCGACAACATTAACAATATCTCAACCGCAAATTGTCACGACTCCTATTAATTTGCCTGGAATGCCACCGATAACAGTTAGTGCCAGCTTACCACAAAATGCAACTTTCTATTCCAATATACGCGAGGAACACCAGCTCACTGATCTAACCAACGCAGATTTGCTGTCATCAGTGTCATCTCAATAA
- the LOC122858354 gene encoding uncharacterized protein LOC122858354, producing the protein MIHKILSDKEKFCVHNSSELFLQFIRQFSDLELGIATDKDHLSEDETQIKTLREKISRTKDKITKEDNKNRELVENVCTYEKTIKMLQGEFNCLKIENQSAISSVNKLKRKIMNPNRKDQEILERGKKKLNYYKVLSGIRWDYPELKNSVKGYITNRDEYIHAFCFDRETNKYGEKLWLEVGKGSLRLKETEIQQLVAEI; encoded by the exons atgatCCATAAAATATTATCCGACAAGGAAAAATTTTGTGTTCACAATTCGAGTGAGTTATTTCTTCAGTTCATTCGCCAATTTTCTGATTTAGAACTCGGTATTGCTACTGATAAAGACCATTTGTCCGAAGATGAAACTCAAATCAAAACATTGCGAGAAAAAATCTCTCgaacaaaagataaaattacaaaagaagACAACAAGAACAGAGAATTGGTAGAGAATGTTTGtacatatgaaaaaacaatt AAAATGCTACAAGGTGAATTCAATTGTCTTAAAATTGAAAACCAGAGTGCGATATCATCAGTCAATAAACTAAAAAGAAAGATCATGAATCCCAATCGTAAAGATCAGGAAATATTGGAGCgtggtaaaaaaaagttgaattacTACAAAGTTCTTTCTGGAATTAGATGGGACTACCCTGAGTTAAAAAACAGTGTCAAAGGCT ATATCACCAACAGGGACGAATATATCCATGCATTTTGTTTCGATCGTGAAACCAACAAATACGGCGAAAAGCTCTGGCTCGAAGTTGGCAAGGGGAGTCTTAGGTTAAAAGAAACTGAAATCCAGCAATTAGTTGCagaaatttga